In Planococcus citri chromosome 4, ihPlaCitr1.1, whole genome shotgun sequence, the genomic window TGGTCAGCAGTTCTCTAACAATGAACCATCATCATTTCAGATTACCTCGAGTGAAATCATGTCGTCGCTCGAACCTCTGTGCAATTTTCGGAGGAATCCGTGCAGCTTGGAACTTACAGCTTCGGTGGTGTCCGCTGCGGAGTTATGTCGGCAAGCTGCAATGATGAACCCAGCCAATCCTCCCGAAAAAGTACCAGAGATTATCGCATTGCCACCAGCCATAGAGCAAAAGATCGAACGATTTATGCCAATGGTAAAGTACGAAATTGAATCGTGGATCAATTTTTACGATAGAGAGATATTCTTCGATAAAGTGGGTAGTCGAGCTGAGGAATATTTTCACGTGTTGGTTTGGTCGGACGATGGTACCATTAATGAGGAAGAAACCGCTCGAGAAATGCTTCAGCAAGACGATTTGAATGCCGAAGAGAAGTACAGAATTGCTTGTAATCATTGTTTGGAAAATGAGATTCCAACATTGTGGTCGAATTTGGAGACAAAGATCAACTTGCGAAAATATGATCGACGACGTTATCCATTCGTGTATTATTGGGAATGCGTTTGCAGAAACGGTAAGACTACCGGATTGACTAAATACGTACTCGATAACGTATACAATACTGAACACATGTATCCAGTTTGCGCTGTTGATTATTTCTTGAATcgttcaaaattggaaaaacgaataaattttaccAATACACGCTACTTGCAGAAAATGCCATTTagaagttgggaaaatttcctGACGAAATTGACTAACGAAGAATTGGTGTCGTTGttctacgacgacgatgaaaacaAGAAATACGTTCTTCTTGAGCTCGacattttgggatttttgatgagattttggatgCATGCAGATTTTGTGGTGCAGATTTGGATGCGTATACGAGATTGGTATTGCGAGGACACATTTGCTGGTCTGATCGGAGAATCTTTCGAGTACGATATGTTTGATATTCACTCGACTGATCATATTTTTCTGACTGTAGAAATCTTCGATCTTGCTCCTTACAAATTGCGGCGTGTTGTATTCGATGATTACATAGACGAGAAGTGGTGGGATCGTGATTTGAACTTGACCGACGTTAGATTAGACGTTGCCATTTTATCAACCATTGATTCGAATAGACGGCACCGGTTTTGGGCAGAAAATTGGATCGATGTGTTTAAGAAATACCCTACAGATTGTTTTCTACAATTGATGGACGTTTGTTGCGCAGAAGAGGGaactgaagaattcaaaatgcAAGTTATGAAAATGCAGGATTATTGGTCATCAGATCACTGCTACACTTTGTTCAGAGGAATGCGATTTTCCGAATTGGATCATTTCCTCGGTATATTTTCGTCGGATACTGATAGAATTATGAAAACAAAGCAGATGATATTGAGAGAGAACTTTTTCGAACGGATTACTTGGTTTGAAACAGATAGATTCGTCTTTCCTCCGCCTAATCAGCTCGTTGATTTTATCGAAGGatcgtttgaaaatattcggtcagataatgaatttaaaatcgaAGTTTTGTCgtcagtaaattttttgaaagcgtGTTATAAAGTTTCTGGAAACGATATATTTAGTTGGCTGAAGGATGCTGTGTGGATGTGTAGTTTTAACGACGATGATTTCAAGCGATATAAAAGCATGTTCGTACAGCTTGATGTTGAGCTGGCGAAATCGTCTGAAATTCCGGATGTTTTCAACGATCCTGGTTGGATTTCGTTGTTAAGGTGGTGTTCGAACGTGTGTTgataattctcgaattttaCGTTTGATTCGACGCTCTAGTTAATGACTTATTTTTGGTATACTTTATTTACTTTATTAGAGTTAGaatgtgtttcaattttgctctTGTTTTATAGTTTCTGGTTTTTTCTCTATTAATTGACGCTAAAATAAATACGATTTGCAATTCTTGTGTTTCTTAATTTCATTGTTAAATGCACAATTTTattatgatatatttttttttgaatttcaattgtGAATGTCACTAGTTGAATCGAGTTTGTTAAAATGCcgtaaaattgtttgaattaactgagaattgatgaaattttgtaaaaaattgagtgaaatttgcAACAATCGGCCCACGTTTGGAGGATTAatgccatattttgaaatttgtgtaaggcttgagctggaaaaatcaactcttttcaccttgaacaaatttgttaagaaacgtgataaatttaataataataacttattcttcattaataataattaatactcgggtagtttttgcaacactttcggtgaaaaaattcaaaaaaatcaaaaaaattgattttgagaaatttcgagtattattggacttggcaaccttgaatgtgatgattctgaaaaaaatatcgggttatgttgACACTCATGGGGGtcaaaagtggtgcaagttttacgcacctacaaattttagatcgccttgatacatagactcaaaacttcaaaatgcccttcctgtaaaatttacgttttggacactaggttggttttctcgtgacagatcacatattTATAATCCTgacgtgatggaattttttcattatttttccagTGGCGATCATcgcgaaaaattctataataaCCGCCCATCGAAGTCGCATTTGAACGTGACgcgagtaatttaaaaaaaaaaggtcgtccaaaagtgaaaattttgtcatttaaaaGTCATCAAAAGATCATCCTTTTTGATGGGCTGCTGGGAGGCTCGCACTGGGTTACTTTGTAATTAACAAAGTTATTAGAGTTACTTGAAGTAACTTTTGTTTACTTGTTTTACAATTTAGATtcctaaagttacttttttttataattttcatgaattcaatttttgcgtACCTACATCATGAAGGAAAGAAATGCTAATAATATCAGTGAATGAATAATTTGCGAAAGTTTCGACTTACCTATACACGTCTGGCTGCATTGTAAAATAATCAAAGTCTccctttctgccaaaaatagctaaaaaaactcaccttttgtcaacatttccaTATAATCTGGTTTCTTGCCATCCCTCCttctgaaaattacctaaaaatcctgctttttacctaaaaaaatgtcaaaaaattcactttccaacagaaaaattgaacaaaaaatttctccccattttcaacgaagattgcaaacaaataggtaccattttttcatcaataataactgacaaaaattcgtgctttttcccaaaaattttcagtcttgctttctgtcaaaaattgtcaaaaattctcggttttttgctaaaaattctataaaattttatttttttccaaaaattgccctaAAGTTGTCCttaattactgaaaattgtagCTATTTCGCAGTtgaaaagtcacgatttttatttaaaattactgCAAGTTTCaaggtaaaaaatttcacttctccgaaaaaattgcgaaaaaaagattgatatttttttattgaaattatcaaatttttgttcaagattttttttctttctgaattaCCGGAAAGCCTTGCTCAGGTACCTATTCACCAGAAATTGCCAAGAAGTATCactttttaccaataattatcacaaagtcctgcttttcgctaaaattgtcaaaatcctacttttttccaaaaattgaaaaaaaaacagtcttcaatttttaacaaaatttctaaaatttcgaatttttacttttaaaaaaaagaaatgtgcAAGTGTTTCGCTTTTTAATAGAAAGTGTTGGAAAACCATTCCTTATTCCTGTTGTTAAAGTTATTGTCAGTCTCgtttaatttttccaagaatttccatttttgtcagaaattgccaaaattcttactttgctgacaaaaaattgtaaaaaaatctcgactattcataaaaaaatttcgaaatagttcaacatttcaaaattacaaacatttcaATCCGTaatgttcttgttttttttggggatttttttctgttttaaaatgtgTTGATCGCATTcagtaactttttttgttacttttcagTTACTTTATGGTTACGTTAACAAGCTTTTTTGGCGAAGacattgagtacgagccctgattgtatttttcaaaattttggtagtcaagccccccccccccacggaGGTTATTCTTGGTTTCAAGTCAAACGAATTATGCCCAAGCCCACCCTTTGAGGCTCTTAgacctgaattttgatttaagtCACCTCATTTTTCTCAGTCACTCATAGACTTTTGTCAAAGGATAGTTTAAGGTACCTAATGTCTAATGAACTTTGTCAGCAGTTTTCTAACAAAAAACCATCATAATTTCAGATCACCTCGAGTGAAATCATGTCCTCCCTCGAGCCTCTGTGCAATTTTCGGCGGAATCCATGTAGCTTGGAACTTACAGCTTCGGTGGTGTCTGCTGCAGTGTTGTGTCGCCAAGCTGCCATGATGAACCCGACCAACCCTCCTGAAAAAGTACAAGAGATCATCGCATTGCCACCAGCCATAAAGCAAAAGATCGAACGATTTATGCCGATGGTTAAGGAACAAATTGCATCGTGGATCAATTTTTACGATAGAGAGATATTCTTCGATAAAGTGGGTAGTCGAGCTCACgaatattttcacgttttggTTTGGTCGGACGATGGTACCATTAATTACGAAGAAACCGCTCGAGAAATGCTGAAGCAAGACGATTTGAATGCCGAAGATAAGTACAGAATCGCGTGTAatcattgtttaaaaattgagatcagGGCGTTGAGGTCTAATTTGAAAACAGAGCTGAACTTGCGAAAAACAGAACGATATCACCCATTGGTTTATTATTGGGAATGTGTCTGCAAAGAGGGTAAGACTACCGGGCTAAGTAAATATATCATTAAAAAGGTATTCAGGGATAAACACATTTACCCAGTATGCGCTATTGATTATTTCTTGAAtcgtttgaatttgaataaacgAATCAATCTCCTCCAAGAACGGTATCTGCGAATAATGCCgttcaaaagttgggaaaatttcctGATGAAATTGACTAACAAAGAATTAGTGTCGTTGTGCGACGATTCCATTGATGACACACTAGACTTCTGTCTTGATCTTGACATGATGCTATGTTTGATAAGGTATTGGATGCATGCAGATTTTGTGATGCAGGTTTGGATGCGTATACGAGAGGCGTATGAGCAgatctcatttcattttctgatcaGACAACTTTTAGTCGGCAAGAAGtttctttttcattcaactGATCATGTTTCTCTGACTGTAGAAATCTTCAATCTCGCTCCTAACAAATTGCGGCATGATGCCTTTGAAAGTTACATACTGCAGGAGTGGTGGGATCGTGACTTGAACTTGACCGACGTTAGATTAGACGTTGCCATTCTGTCAACCATTTATCCAAATTATAGACTATACAAGTTTTGGCTAATGAAGTGGATCCATTTGTTTGAGAAATATCCCGCTGATTGCTTCGTGCAATTTATGAACGTATGTTGTGAAGAAGAAGGATCTGAAAAGTTCAAGATGGAAGTTATGGAAATGATTGATCATAAAGCATCAGAATACTGCTGCACTTTGTTAAAAGAAATGCGATTTCCCGAATTAGATCATTTCCTCAGTGTATTTTCGTCGGATCCTGGTAGAATTATGAAAACCAAGCACATGATTCTACGAgttaatttcttgaaattgcGCTATTGGCTTGGAAATGATGGTTTGATATTTCCTCCGCCAAGCCAGCTCGTTGATTTCATCGAAGGATCTTTTGAAAGTATTCGATCAGCGAACGAATTTAAAATAGAAGTTTTGTCGTCGGTAAATTGTTTCGAAGCGTGTTACAAAGCTGCTGGAAGTGATATATTTGATTGGTTGAAGGATGCTGTGTGGATGTGTAGTTGTAACGACGATGATTTCAAGCGATATAAAAGTATGTTTTTACAGCTTGATGTTAAGCTGGCGAAATCGTCGAAATGTGATATTCCGGATGTTTTCAAAGATCCTGGTTGGATGTCGTTTTTGAAATGGTGTTCGGACGTGTGTTGAGAATTCtcgaatttttcgtttaaattgacGCTCCAACTAATGACTCATTTTTAGTTTAATTTAGTTGATTTGGGTGTAAGaatgtgtttcaattttttttcgtatttttaatattttttttttgttcattaatTAACGCTAAAATAAATATGATTTGCAAATTTCGTGTTCTTCAATTTCATCGTTAAATTCACAAGTTTAtgattatggtaattttttttttcaattttaattgtgAACTTTGCCAGTTGAATCTGGTTTGTTATTatgccataaaaattgtttaaattgggTGAGAATCGATGAAAATAtataaattgtataaaattcagcaaaatattGCAATAGTGCTCATTGTCggttacgaaaaaaataattgtgcaaaatcacagaaaattgatcaaaatgaaatgaaattgtgaaaaaatcacaaaatcgtAAATATACTTAACATACTTAGAAATAACCcattaattacgaaaaattgatctaTTTCAACTATGAAAATGTGAATAATCCTGACGTGATGGaacttttaaattatttttcaagtgatcagcgcgaaaaattatataaaaatcgACAATTGAAGTTGCATTTGAATACTACTCGTACgtgagtaattttaaaaaaaggttgttAGGTATAGTGAAAATTTGGTTATTCAAAAGTCATCAAAAGATCATCCGTTTTCATGGACTGCTAGGTTTCAAAACgcattgtattttttgaatttgttgaccCAAAGCTTTCTACTGGAGGACTTAGATTATGGTTTAAGGTCAAACGCTTTTCAGAGTTAGAAGTagtagagcgggaaaataacgtaaagaAGTGAGgccgaaaaggaaaaaattgggaaatcgcgaaaagtcgagtgatatatcgaatgatatattttcaaagtcgctgagtacgaatatagccttattttttgggccccacCCCGCAAAGTTCCTGactgccccaaaaaaaatgccgaaattttgaaaagtcgagtgacatattgaatggtatgttttcgaaatttgcaccttttttggggcacaggggggctttgaggggctggacctcaaaaagtaatttcatattcgtattcagcgtcctggaaaacatactcttcgatatatcgcacatccagattcgtttttcgaatacatgattcaattttgtgttacttgaaaaattaagcaCCCCCCCAACCCacggggagggttgaagaccaatcagtggtggtttgattagtagttgggtgagtagactttgtaaaaaaaaattgagcgaatacGAATggtattaagtggtaactttgattcatttattggactgacattttttgaaacacctacccTTTCTACCACCTTTTTTAGGCACCcccccttgagggatgggtatcgagagtagtatcaaattatcgagaatttgaaggggaacattttttgtcatggtagtttttctcgtaaacctaatatttacggagtaaaacgccaAAAACGTAaatcgcaaccggttttagccccccaaaaaaaattagctccagggttaggagggtcggtttttttttcgtagttcaggggggtccatctgaacacataattttatcaaaccaagatggagagtcgaaattaattctgcaaactaatttcattacgctacgaagttgactgctggtgaatttcaagtcgttttggagcctccagcaactttttgaaaggttgtatgacgtttttttggaaaattgaaatttcccaaaagtagctggaagcttcaaaactactGAAACCACCATggagtctgcgaagtaaatttcagcttgctaactccatttgataaattaatgttggggaaatttcaagtttaaaaaatctactggaggctccagtaattttcaaaaaagtcgctggaggccctaaaatgacttgaacccacctgaagtcgtcttcagagggtgttaaaattgggttgtagagtaaatttcagctttccccatttgatgaaattttgtgaaaatttaaactttcaaaactctactggaggctccagtaattttcaaaaaaattgttggagggtctaaaatgacttgaaatccacctgaagtcgtcttcagaggctgttaaaaatggagtatagagtaaatttcagctttccatctccatttgatgaaattttgtgaaaatttaaagtttcaaaaatctgctgggggtttcaggaattttcaaaaagtcgctagaggctccaaaacgacttgaaattcacctgcagtacttcgtagcgtattgaaattagtttttagaataaatttcagctttacaactccaatttgatggaattttatgggaatttcgagtttcaaaaatctactggaggctccagaactgctcaaaacgggttgaaaccgtttccaatcgatttggcatgtcgaaaataggatatattccaaatttcagctctcttggtcaatttggtgaaattttgattttttccctcatttttggcctgaattcgattttcaaaaattcaccaaaaatcgaaaaacgcactttagcacttgaaattttgacaggtgataaatttttgcatgatctttcgatctacctttgtaaagtttgaaaaagttcgtgcaagtcctatattaaaacgcaaaatctgcgatttcggctgacctgtcaatcaaaatggccgtcattttgtaagtaaggccaactttttatttggcaactttgctttaaaatgttccttaggatgtctcctttaagaaaaaagtgtcccggaggatcggaggggggggtgcaattactcctattgtcatatgccggactatatataATGAGTAGGTATGCTGCTTTTGGATGTAGTTGTCACAGATCAtcgagattatttttgaaaccatttgtGTGTCTAAGTGCCTATACCAGAAATGCCGTGCACTGGTCGCGAAATGATTGTGCAGTGTTagcattgaaaataaaaaaatcgatagagCTTGAGGTGCGAAAAGAGTGCAAAAaagttagaaaattgaaatttcacgataATGCCTACAACTTACAAGAcaattgttttcacttttcagatttttcttgtttttattttttagtcaaatACATCTCGCTGTTATTCCGCCGCTCATCGACTTTTTCAAACTGCATCTTGTATCGCTTATTCAATGAATTTCATTTGCAGTTCTCTAACAACAAACCATCATGATTTCAGGTTACCTGCAGAGAAATAATGTCTTCCCTCGAACCTCTGTGCAATTTTCGGCGGAATCCGTGTAGCCTGGAACATATAGCTTCGGTGGTATCTGCTGCAGTGTTGTGTCGTCAAGCTGCCATGATGAACCCAGCCAATCgtgctaaaaaaataaaagatatcATTGCATTGCCACCAGCCATAGAGCAAAAGATCAAACGATTTATTCCAATAGTGAAGAAACGATTAGCATCGTGGAGCAATTTTTATGATAGAGAGATATTCTTCGATAGAGTGGGTAGTCGAGCTCAGgaatattttcacgttttggTCTGGTCCACCGATGGTACCATTAATGATGAAGAAACCGCTCGAGAAATGCTGAAGCAGGATGATTTGAATGCTGAGGAGAAGTACAGAATCGCTTGTaatcattgtttgaaaaatgagatcaaTACGTTgagatcaaatttgaaaacggAGTTGAACTTGCGAAAAGCTGAACGACGTTATCCATTGGTGTATTATTGGGAATGCGTTTGCAGAAACTGTAAGACTACcggaatgaaaaaatatatcatcgAGAAAGTGTTCAATGGTGAATACAACTACCCAGCTTGTGCTACTGAGTATTTCTTGAATCGGTTGAATTTGGATAAACGAATTAATTCCCTCACAGTTGGCTACCTGCGAAAACTGCCCTTCAGAAGTTGGACAAATTTTCTAATGAAATTGAGAAACGAAGAATTGGTGTCATTAGTCTACGACGACGATAGAGACAAGCATGACTCACTTCTTGAACTCTACATTATGgaacatttgatgaaattttggatgcaTGCGGATTTTGTGGTGGCGGTTTGGATACGTATACGAGATTGGTATCGCGAGGACGCATTTGCTGGTCTGATcggagaatttttcaagtgcgATATGTTTAATATTCACTCGACTGATCATATTTCTGTGGCTGTAGAAATCTTCAAGCGTGCTCCTTACAGATTGCAGCATGCTGTATTCGATTATTACATCTACGAGGATTGGTGGGATCGTGATTTGAACTCGACCGACGTTAGATTAGACGTTGCCATTTTATCAACCATGGATCCGAATAGACGACACCGGTTTTGGGCAGAAAATTGGATCGATGCGTTTAAGAAATACCCTACATATTGTTTCCTGCAATCAGGGTTGGCaagtagactatatagtctacttTACACGCGTTGTCTATGCGTAAACAACGTTACTGTAGACAACGATAGTTTACATGTAGACTATGTAAACTATGTAAACTACAAAGTAAAACTGTTTTCTGTTTTAGAATTAAAGCCTTTTTTACATGGATTTTGgcagaagattttaaaaatttgtggttaAAATCCAAACAATGTTCAAAAACGAgattcaaaaaactttcaaaaactaaatttttgagaatccgcgttaaaaaaacatacctacttggcaaaaaagcaatatttttcagtttttgcccatttttggcagaaaaacaaCTTCTGGATaggtaattcttgaaaaaatgtgaaaatcttcAGCAATTTTGTCGAGCTGAAAAGAGAGAATACAAATCTCTCACAAAGGAAAAGCATTTCCCTAATTTTTCTAGTAgtaaaaacgagatttttgcatttcttgggtaaaaaaatgaaacttttgaacaatttgtaaaaaaaaagtaatggctttttcaagttcttgcaaaaaatgaaaattttcagcaatttggctgaaaaaacaagaattttcttcaatttttgaaaaaaaaaaacgagcaagtacttcatttttgacaatgtttggaaagaaaaataacttgagaaaagcaaaactgacaattttagcagaagtaGACATCGTCAATTATTGGTAAGAAAATTATACCTGTTCACAATCTTTGTcgaaaatgcaagattttttttcttcaatttttcatttaaaaagtgagggcaattttttgcaaaaaaacgacaaatttttagcaagaagggAGATTATTTGGGAATACACAACTTCAAAGTTGACATACATTACACGTAGTCTACAGGAAGTCTACTTTACATGAAGTTTACATAGATTACACGACAAACGTAGACTATGTAGACAAAGATAGTCTACACGTAGAGAACCAACCCTGCCTGCAATTGATGGACGTGTGTTGTGAAAAAGAAGGACCGGACGAATTTAAAATGGAagtaatgaaaatgaatgattaTTCCTCATCCAATCATTTGTTCAGTTTGGCGAGTGAAATGCGATTTTCCGAAATAGATCAATTTCTCAGCGTATTTTCGTCAGATCCTAGAAGTATTATGAAAACCAAGCAGACGATGTTGCGAGACAATTATTACGTGTGGGTTGATAATTGGTATAAAAAAGATAGATTCATCTTTCCTCCGCCTAGTCAACTCGTTGATTTTATCGAAGGATCATTTGAAAGTATTCGATCAGCTAAtgagtttaaaattgaagttttgtcGTCGGCGAATTGTCTGAAAGCGTGTTATAGTATTGCTGGAAACTATATCTTTGGTTGGCTGAAGGAGACAGTGTGGTTGTGTAGTTGTAACGATGATGACTTCAAGACGtataaaaacatgtttttacAGCTCGGTGTTGAGTTGGCGAAATCGTCTAAAATTCCGGTTGTTTTCAAAGATCCTGGTTGGAAGTCGTTTTTGGAATGGTGTTCGGATGAGACAAAGATTTGAGAACTCTGGAATTTTACGTTATAATTAACGCTTTAATTAATGATTAATTGTTTTGTTCAAGTTTAATTTAGTCGATTGGATTGAAAGAGTGTTTCAagtttcttttcgatttttgttttattaataaTGTTTTATTTACTCGTAAGTATAATTTAGTCGAATAGATTATGagtgtttttcaacttctttatttgatttttgttttaattggcCTCGAAATATATAAATGATTTCAATTCCGTCGAGActtttcttgtatttttgaaaaatttattctgaatgGCACACGTGAAatggagtaaaaaaatgaactacaaagtacatataaaatttcaagtaatatTTGAGTAAAATCAAATTGATACTTGATAATACATAATGTAGAATTCAGGCCTGTAACTAGCCAGAgtgctcaaaatttaccaaatcaAAAGTTGGAAAGAAATGGCGACTGCTGAAACGTGCAAATCGCGAGGAAAAAATAAGCACTTGACAGGAAAAGGATGTTAGAATTAATCCCCTTCCACCCTTaatgaattaatgaaaaaaaggaagacAGAGACACAGAGAGAAATGGGCATCGAAATACTCATGGATTTTTAAAAGATCAATTTCGATTTCGAAATCCATTTGACCCATATATAAACTAAAACCGAACCTTGTAACTCCGAATCCAAATCTTGCTCGAATGTAAAATTGATTCTTTTCAAATAGTGATGGGGCGTGTaggctaaaatttccaaaaaaacgcgctctgtctttttttaaaattgcccATCAATGGTCTCGCTTTCTACTCGAAAGTATGCGAATGATCTCACATTTGACAAAATTCGCAAACAATGTCATTTCTGGCcaaaacttttctaaaattttcgatttttttcaaaaagtttcgtaGGTTTCAGAAGAAGTGCAAAATAGAATCACTATCTGccaaaaatcgctgaaaaactCTTGTCTTTTGGTGGAGTAGgcaaagtctcgctttcttgCCGAAAATAACTAAAAGATTCATCTTTTgtccaaattgccaaaaattctcatttcttatcaaaaattggaggaaatgTTGTGATCCAGAGTCAGGATACAGATGTTTTAATAATCATCTTAGGAAACATCTTTAAATTATCGAATATTACGGTGTGGCTAGAAGTAGGGAAGAATTTTAAACAAACTCATCGTTTCATAAATTGTACCAAATTGGCGAATACTTTGAGTAGAGATCTCTGCCAAGCGCTACCAGCATTTCATTGTTTCACTGGCTGCGATTATACACCCACATTCTATCGTAAAGCCAAAGTACAACCATTCAAACTTCTGGAAAAAACCCCAAGATTTCAAAAGagcttacaaaaattgcaaaaacgtgGACGAATGCAGGTAAGTATATCATCTTTAATCAGCGTTTctgcccaaaaaaaagaaaaaaaaatgtttaagaaaCTGAATTATTCTTCGAGCAGCCTTCCATCATGTTCGCGAGTATTACAACAACCCATCATGAGGTGCCAGTACATCTGTAGTATCTGGCTTCAGCCAGAGGGGAATACAGCCATCTCACCAAGTAGCAGTGGCTGGATTTTACACGAAGGTGAATACTTACCTCACTGGTATGAAGGT contains:
- the LOC135845894 gene encoding uncharacterized protein LOC135845894 isoform X2, coding for MSSLEPLCNFRRNPCSLELTASVVSAAVLCRQAAMMNPTNPPEKVQEIIALPPAIKQKIERFMPMVKEQIASWINFYDREIFFDKVGSRAHEYFHVLVWSDDGTINYEETAREMLKQDDLNAEDKYRIACNHCLKIEIRALRSNLKTELNLRKTERYHPLVYYWECVCKEGKTTGLSKYIIKKVFRDKHIYPVCAIDYFLNRLNLNKRINLLQERYLRIMPFKSWENFLMKLTNKELVSLCDDSIDDTLDFCLDLDMMLCLIRYWMHADFVMQVWMRIREAYEQISFHFLIRQLLVGKKFLFHSTDHVSLTVEIFNLAPNKLRHDAFESYILQEWWDRDLNLTDVRLDVAILSTIYPNYRLYKFWLMKWIHLFEKYPADCFVQFMNVCCEEEGSEKFKMEVMEMIDHKASEYCCTLLKEMRFPELDHFLSVFSSDPGRIMKTKHMILRVNFLKLRYWLGNDGLIFPPPSQLVDFIEGSFESIRSANEFKIEVLSSVNCFEACYKAAGSDIFDWLKDAVWMCSCNDDDFKRYKSMFLQLDVKLAKSSKCDIPDVFKDPGWMSFLKWCSDVC
- the LOC135845894 gene encoding uncharacterized protein LOC135845894 isoform X3, whose protein sequence is MSSLEPLCNFRRNPCSLELTASVVSAAELCRQAAMMNPANPPEKVPEIIALPPAIEQKIERFMPMVKYEIESWINFYDREIFFDKVGSRAEEYFHVLVWSDDGTINEEETAREMLQQDDLNAEEKYRIACNHCLENEIPTLWSNLETKINLRKYDRRRYPFVYYWECVCRNGKTTGLTKYVLDNVYNTEHMYPVCAVDYFLNRSKLEKRINFTNTRYLQKMPFRSWENFLTKLTNEELVSLFYDDDENKKYVLLELDILGFLMRFWMHADFVVQIWMRIRDWYCEDTFAGLIGESFEYDMFDIHSTDHIFLTVEIFDLAPYKLRRVVFDDYIDEKWWDRDLNLTDVRLDVAILSTIDSNRRHRFWAENWIDVFKKYPTDCFLQLMDVCCAEEGTEEFKMQVMKMQDYWSSDHCYTLFRGMRFSELDHFLGIFSSDTDRIMKTKQMILRENFFERITWFETDRFVFPPPNQLVDFIEGSFENIRSDNEFKIEVLSSVNFLKACYKVSGNDIFSWLKDAVWMCSFNDDDFKRYKSMFVQLDVELAKSSEIPDVFNDPGWISLLRWCSNVC